In Desulfovibrio sp. UCD-KL4C, a single genomic region encodes these proteins:
- a CDS encoding protein phosphatase CheZ translates to MVNDDIIVQSMMEKISTDLTESLKESITLAIQKEISKSMSKTLLEGEFYRRINEDLQSGLKDIYQEVAKAKKGPTSTVAVAVDENPDDLFNEASDQLDAIMRTTEKATQDIMDIVEKLQEMQFALSAIIKGFESGGVKKEQREELGQINSTLGEDLMNIMTTLSFQDLTGQRIKIIVETIKSVEKIVLGLYMSTGLKIKAREKAPEKTLEELDQVAETQMSELQGPTEGSDQGEVDDLLASLGL, encoded by the coding sequence GTGGTTAACGATGATATAATCGTTCAAAGCATGATGGAAAAAATTTCTACAGATCTGACAGAAAGCTTAAAGGAAAGTATAACCTTAGCTATTCAGAAAGAAATTTCTAAAAGCATGTCTAAGACACTTCTCGAGGGAGAATTTTATCGCAGAATTAATGAAGATCTTCAAAGTGGCTTGAAAGACATATATCAAGAAGTTGCAAAAGCAAAAAAAGGTCCAACCTCAACTGTTGCTGTCGCTGTAGATGAAAATCCTGATGACTTATTTAACGAAGCTTCTGATCAGCTGGATGCTATTATGCGCACAACTGAAAAAGCGACTCAAGATATTATGGATATTGTTGAGAAACTTCAGGAAATGCAGTTTGCTCTTTCGGCTATCATAAAAGGATTTGAATCTGGCGGGGTAAAAAAGGAGCAACGTGAGGAACTGGGGCAAATAAATAGTACTCTAGGTGAAGATCTCATGAACATCATGACAACTCTAAGCTTTCAAGATCTCACAGGGCAGAGGATCAAAATTATTGTCGAGACTATTAAAAGTGTCGAAAAAATTGTTCTGGGTCTATATATGTCTACAGGGTTAAAAATTAAAGCCCGTGAAAAGGCACCTGAAAAAACATTGGAAGAATTAGATCAGGTCGCTGAAACACAAATGAGCGAATTGCAAGGCCCTACAGAAGGAAGCGATCAAGGTGAAGTTGACGATTTGCTTGCCTCTTTAGGACTTTAA
- a CDS encoding M20/M25/M40 family metallo-hydrolase codes for MISKDRVLNLFMDLVKIDSPSLKEKNVADYLFSLMEEKGYNVTNDCAGDACGGNTGNIFVRIPATGEGEPIAFSAHMDCVSPCCGVVPVVKDDIVYSSGDTVLGGDDKSGLAIMIEAVNHLEEESILHPEIYFMFSICEESGMHGAINMDRSLLPVKNILVLDSSGDVGRIITESPAQASINITFKGKSAHAGISPESGISAIQIAAEAIYNMNLLRIDKETTANLGRIEGGGATNIVTDKVTLTAEARSTKDESLQCQLDHMKKCCTDAAAKLGGMCKFGYEISYPALHIDEKSKLLAKVEQSCRNIGINPKLDSTGGGSDANILYGKGYTALTLGVGMSKVHTVDEFIAVKSLTDCAELVADIMKC; via the coding sequence ATGATTAGTAAAGATAGAGTTCTAAATTTATTTATGGATTTAGTTAAAATTGATAGTCCTTCTTTAAAAGAAAAAAATGTTGCAGATTACCTTTTCTCCTTAATGGAAGAAAAAGGTTATAATGTAACAAATGATTGCGCTGGTGATGCTTGCGGCGGAAATACCGGTAATATCTTTGTTCGAATTCCTGCAACAGGAGAGGGAGAGCCCATTGCTTTTTCAGCCCATATGGATTGTGTTTCTCCATGTTGTGGTGTTGTGCCAGTCGTTAAAGATGACATTGTGTATAGTTCTGGAGATACAGTTTTAGGAGGCGATGATAAGTCTGGACTTGCTATAATGATTGAAGCTGTAAATCATCTTGAAGAAGAGTCTATTCTTCATCCTGAAATTTACTTCATGTTTTCTATTTGTGAAGAATCAGGAATGCATGGAGCTATAAATATGGATAGAAGCTTATTACCTGTAAAGAATATTCTTGTACTTGACTCAAGTGGTGATGTCGGCAGAATTATTACCGAATCTCCTGCACAAGCAAGTATCAATATTACTTTTAAAGGTAAGTCAGCTCATGCAGGAATTTCTCCTGAATCAGGAATAAGTGCTATACAAATCGCTGCTGAAGCTATTTACAATATGAATTTACTACGTATTGATAAAGAAACGACTGCAAACCTTGGAAGAATTGAAGGTGGTGGGGCGACTAATATTGTAACTGATAAAGTTACACTAACAGCAGAAGCTCGTTCTACAAAAGATGAATCATTACAGTGTCAGCTTGATCATATGAAAAAATGTTGTACAGATGCTGCCGCCAAATTAGGCGGAATGTGTAAGTTCGGTTACGAAATTTCATATCCTGCTCTGCATATAGACGAAAAAAGCAAACTTTTGGCTAAAGTTGAGCAAAGTTGCAGAAACATCGGCATCAATCCTAAACTGGATTCAACTGGAGGTGGAAGTGACGCAAATATTCTTTATGGTAAAGGGTATACAGCTTTAACTCTGGGGGTCGGCATGAGTAAGGTTCATACTGTAGATGAATTCATTGCAGTTAAATCATTGACGGATTGTGCTGAATTAGTTGCTGATATTATGAAATGTTAA
- a CDS encoding helix-turn-helix domain-containing protein codes for MKDFKGKEYRCFFELTLLVIGGKWKPIILNHLFLEKTLRFGEIRKRIPDVTERMLTKQLRELEADGLIHRKVYKVVPPKVEYTLNHIGARLVPVLKSMREWGVEYEEFLNDGEVLKGEGYEKK; via the coding sequence ATGAAAGATTTTAAAGGTAAAGAATATAGATGTTTTTTTGAACTTACTTTATTAGTTATTGGTGGAAAATGGAAACCAATAATTTTAAACCACCTGTTCTTGGAAAAAACTTTACGCTTTGGAGAAATCAGAAAAAGAATACCAGATGTGACTGAACGAATGCTTACAAAACAGCTAAGGGAATTAGAAGCTGATGGATTGATTCATCGTAAAGTGTACAAGGTTGTTCCTCCCAAAGTTGAATATACGTTGAACCATATAGGAGCGCGCTTGGTTCCTGTATTAAAAAGTATGCGGGAATGGGGCGTAGAGTATGAAGAATTTCTAAATGATGGAGAAGTTCTAAAGGGCGAAGGATATGAGAAAAAATAA
- a CDS encoding NIL domain-containing protein: MTENKNFNKIVHLSFPPSVSGRPVICNLGKLYDLSFNILKADINPRHEGSLTLEVTGPEEEFHKGLNYLKENGIKIIPVAQKISRDEESCMHCGMCLTMCPTGALSLDMESRLVLFELEKCTACGICTKICPVRAMEIDPQEKENRTT, translated from the coding sequence ATGACTGAAAATAAAAATTTTAATAAAATAGTACACTTATCATTCCCTCCATCTGTTTCAGGCCGTCCTGTAATCTGTAATCTTGGAAAATTATATGATTTAAGTTTTAACATTTTAAAAGCAGACATAAATCCTCGCCATGAAGGGAGCCTGACTCTTGAAGTAACTGGACCAGAAGAAGAATTCCATAAGGGGTTAAACTACCTGAAAGAAAACGGAATTAAAATAATTCCGGTTGCCCAAAAAATATCTAGGGATGAAGAATCATGCATGCATTGCGGAATGTGTCTTACGATGTGTCCAACTGGAGCTCTTTCTCTAGATATGGAGTCACGCTTAGTACTGTTCGAACTTGAAAAGTGTACTGCGTGCGGAATCTGTACCAAGATATGTCCTGTTAGAGCGATGGAAATTGATCCTCAGGAGAAAGAAAACAGGACTACATAA